A genomic region of Sander lucioperca isolate FBNREF2018 chromosome 6, SLUC_FBN_1.2, whole genome shotgun sequence contains the following coding sequences:
- the golt1a gene encoding vesicle transport protein GOT1A has translation MVAVTEFQKIGIGLMGFGGFFLLFGVLLYFDSVLLGFGNILFLTGLTFIIGFKRTAHFFFQRQKFRGSLFFLGGVSLVLCRWPIIGMLVESYGFVLLFRSFFPMALGFMLSAVNIPFLSAFFPSSSSMV, from the exons ATGGTGGCTGTCACAGAATTCCAGA agATTGGTATTGGTCTGATGGGATTCGGTGGATTTTTCCTTCTCTTTGGTGTGCTGCTGTATTTTGACTCTGTGTTGCTGGGCTTCGGGAAT ATTCTGTTTCTGACTGGTTTGACATTCATTATCGGCTTCAAAAGGACAGCCCACTTCTTCTTCCAAAGACAAAAGTTTCGGGGTTCTTTGTTTTTCCTGGGaggtgtgtctctggtgctgtGCCGTTGGCCAATCATTGGAATGCTGGTAGAGAGTTATGGCTTTGTGCTTCTATTCAG GTCTTTCTTCCCCATGGCCTTGGGATTTATGCTGTCAGCTGTGAATATCCCTTTCCTCAGTGCA TTTTTCCCCAGCAGCTCCTCCATGGTCTGA